The Devosia sp. MC521 genome has a segment encoding these proteins:
- a CDS encoding flavin reductase family protein, which produces MIAEFDLPDTMRMRPLRNSTVGEAEFRQAMATLASSVHVVTARRGDEMVGRTVTSVMSLSAQPPAILISIDIVSRLADVIAKTGGFSLALLRDDQRDIADAFAGKLAPERRFDVGRWTRWHSGHPKLLGAAMTVDCEVIGSMETGTHVLFAGALIEAETNTKATPLLWHNRNYALPKNSG; this is translated from the coding sequence ATGATTGCTGAATTTGATTTGCCCGACACCATGCGGATGCGTCCGTTACGCAATTCTACGGTTGGCGAAGCAGAGTTTCGGCAGGCTATGGCGACTCTCGCCTCCAGTGTGCATGTTGTGACGGCGAGACGGGGCGATGAAATGGTTGGGCGTACGGTCACCTCGGTTATGTCGCTTTCGGCGCAGCCCCCGGCCATCCTGATTTCCATAGATATTGTCAGCCGGTTGGCGGATGTGATTGCCAAAACAGGCGGTTTTTCTCTGGCCCTGCTCAGAGATGATCAAAGGGATATTGCAGACGCTTTCGCCGGCAAGCTTGCACCAGAGCGGCGCTTCGATGTGGGGCGTTGGACACGCTGGCACTCGGGCCACCCCAAACTACTTGGCGCAGCTATGACGGTGGACTGCGAAGTGATCGGTTCAATGGAAACGGGAACGCATGTGCTGTTTGCCGGAGCGTTGATCGAGGCAGAAACCAACACAAAAGCGACACCATTGCTTTGGCATAATCGTAACTATGCCCTGCCCAAAA